Proteins from one Streptosporangium becharense genomic window:
- a CDS encoding type II toxin-antitoxin system RelE/ParE family toxin, producing MSWGEVELESEVDEWFDTLDQEDRETAAFHVDLLAERGVLLGEPYTRQLRGKLRDLRLHLHREVVRITCWVAPCRRIILLTAFHEQRMHESAEIERAWRAMQRCIVEAHTADEE from the coding sequence ATGAGCTGGGGAGAGGTGGAACTGGAGTCAGAGGTCGATGAGTGGTTCGACACGCTCGATCAGGAAGACCGGGAAACGGCGGCGTTCCACGTCGATCTGCTGGCCGAGCGCGGTGTTCTGCTCGGTGAGCCCTATACCCGTCAGCTCCGTGGCAAGCTGCGCGACTTGCGGCTCCATCTCCATCGGGAGGTGGTACGGATCACCTGCTGGGTCGCGCCGTGCAGGCGGATCATCCTGCTGACGGCGTTCCATGAGCAGCGGATGCACGAGTCTGCTGAAATCGAGCGTGCATGGCGGGCCATGCAGCGGTGCATCGTTGAGGCCCACACCGCAGATGAGGAGTGA